A section of the candidate division WOR-3 bacterium genome encodes:
- the ribD gene encoding bifunctional diaminohydroxyphosphoribosylaminopyrimidine deaminase/5-amino-6-(5-phosphoribosylamino)uracil reductase RibD: MNIFDFIERKDENFSTDEFYMKKVLEIARLGEGRVSPNPLVGAIVVKKGRIISIGYHMGPGTKHAERMALDYLPSDIEGATLYINLEPCVHYGRTPPCAPYIVEKKIKEVIIGNVDPDERVNGKGIEYLKKNNIKVRTGILEEECRDLNRFYFTYKIKKRPYITLKFAMTLDGKIALADGTSKWISSEEEREFVHYLRGNYDAIVVGKGTFLKDNPFLTPREVFSFRRPFRFILWGKENFEFKNQNFFKDEKGFIVVSEDYEGNNYDFLLKIKGKGRVNLRNFIKKLFKMNITSLLVEGGSNILSAFLKEGLFDEIHTSYSGKIAGDGISPLTGLGFKKFMKNFEIKDIKIFKSDVYIIWRKKNEN, encoded by the coding sequence GTGAATATTTTTGATTTTATAGAAAGAAAAGATGAAAATTTTTCTACTGATGAATTTTATATGAAAAAAGTTTTAGAAATAGCAAGATTAGGTGAGGGTAGAGTATCTCCAAATCCTTTAGTAGGTGCCATTGTGGTAAAAAAAGGAAGAATTATATCAATTGGTTATCACATGGGACCCGGAACAAAACATGCAGAGAGAATGGCTCTTGATTATTTACCTTCAGATATAGAAGGTGCAACTCTTTATATAAACCTTGAACCCTGTGTTCATTATGGTAGAACACCTCCCTGTGCTCCTTATATTGTTGAAAAGAAAATTAAGGAAGTTATTATAGGAAATGTTGATCCTGATGAAAGAGTGAATGGAAAAGGAATAGAATATTTAAAAAAAAATAATATAAAAGTAAGAACAGGGATCTTGGAAGAGGAATGTAGGGATCTTAACAGGTTTTACTTTACTTATAAGATTAAAAAGAGACCATACATAACTTTAAAATTTGCAATGACATTAGATGGCAAAATTGCCTTGGCGGATGGAACATCTAAATGGATTTCAAGCGAAGAGGAAAGGGAATTTGTTCATTATTTAAGAGGAAATTATGATGCTATAGTTGTAGGTAAAGGAACTTTTTTAAAAGATAACCCTTTTTTAACTCCAAGAGAAGTTTTTTCCTTCAGAAGACCTTTCAGATTTATCTTATGGGGAAAAGAAAATTTTGAGTTTAAAAATCAGAATTTCTTTAAGGACGAAAAAGGGTTTATAGTTGTTTCAGAGGATTATGAGGGGAATAATTATGATTTTTTACTTAAAATTAAAGGAAAAGGAAGAGTTAATTTAAGAAATTTTATTAAAAAACTTTTTAAAATGAATATAACTTCATTACTTGTTGAAGGTGGAAGCAATATTTTATCAGCCTTTTTAAAAGAAGGACTCTTTGATGAGATTCATACATCTTATTCTGGAAAAATAGCAGGTGATGGAATTTCACCATTAACAGGGTTAGGTTTTAAAAAATTTATGAAAAATTTTGAGATAAAAGATATAAAGATTTTTAAGTCAGATGTTTATATAATATGGAGGAAAAAAAATGAAAACTGA
- the aspS gene encoding aspartate--tRNA ligase, translating to MKTEMRVCYCGEVDSKYVGKNITLCGWLKRKREIGKISFFVLEDREGEIQIVVENEEIKNKIKNLPLYSTLKVKGIVRERPDKDKNPEMKTGDVEVLAQEIEFFSKSNILPFLPDEDKEVFEETKLSYRFLDLRSKKKKEVFKLRSQVKFIMTKTLIEMGFIEVETPYLSKSTPEGARDFLVPSRLHKGKFYALTQSPQMYKQILMVSQFDRYFQFARCFRDEDFRKDRQPEFTQLDIEMSFITEEDIFYCVEKIFYEVFKEIFKKELKIPFERMTYEKALELYASDKPDLRYDYKFEDYKDILGQLEIFKNYKYVKSIFFPYKFSRKFIDDLEQELKKEGLPGLGWVVLEGGELKGPFKKFFNKSDFSSEGVRFVIAGDEEKIFRWCSLLREKVIEELKNIDSKDEFKFLWVTDFPLFEVNEEGVIVPAHHPFTMPKDENWKFEPLKAKSRAYDLVLNGYEIGSGSIRISEPELQREIFRFLGYSEEEIEERFGFLLKALSYGAPPHGGIALGFDRIIMILGKEKSIRDVIAFPKTAQGIGLLEGCPSSVYKEQLDELGIEIKEVKNK from the coding sequence ATGAAAACTGAAATGAGAGTTTGTTACTGCGGTGAAGTTGATAGTAAATATGTAGGAAAAAATATCACTTTATGTGGATGGTTAAAAAGAAAAAGAGAAATTGGTAAGATTTCATTCTTTGTTCTTGAGGATAGAGAAGGAGAAATTCAGATTGTAGTTGAAAATGAAGAAATAAAAAATAAAATTAAAAATTTACCCCTTTATTCAACTTTAAAAGTAAAAGGAATAGTAAGAGAAAGACCAGATAAGGATAAAAATCCGGAAATGAAAACAGGCGATGTTGAGGTTCTTGCTCAAGAAATTGAATTTTTTTCAAAATCTAATATACTTCCTTTTTTACCTGATGAGGATAAAGAAGTTTTTGAGGAAACAAAATTATCATATAGATTTCTTGACTTGAGAAGCAAAAAGAAGAAGGAAGTTTTTAAACTAAGAAGCCAGGTTAAATTTATAATGACTAAAACTTTAATCGAAATGGGATTCATTGAAGTTGAAACTCCATACCTTTCAAAAAGCACACCAGAAGGAGCAAGGGATTTTTTAGTTCCATCAAGACTACATAAAGGAAAATTTTACGCCCTTACCCAATCACCACAGATGTATAAACAGATTTTAATGGTATCTCAGTTTGATAGATATTTCCAATTTGCAAGATGCTTTAGAGACGAAGACTTCAGAAAAGATAGACAACCAGAATTCACACAACTCGATATAGAAATGAGTTTTATAACTGAAGAAGATATTTTTTACTGTGTTGAAAAAATATTTTATGAAGTTTTTAAAGAAATTTTTAAAAAAGAATTAAAAATACCCTTTGAGAGAATGACTTATGAAAAAGCTCTTGAATTATATGCCTCTGATAAGCCGGATTTGAGGTATGATTATAAATTTGAAGATTATAAAGATATTCTGGGACAATTAGAAATTTTCAAAAATTATAAATATGTTAAAAGTATATTTTTTCCTTACAAATTTTCAAGAAAATTTATTGATGATTTAGAGCAAGAGCTTAAAAAAGAGGGACTTCCTGGATTGGGTTGGGTTGTTTTAGAAGGAGGGGAATTAAAAGGTCCATTTAAGAAATTTTTTAATAAGTCGGATTTTTCTTCAGAAGGAGTAAGGTTTGTAATTGCGGGTGATGAAGAGAAGATTTTTAGGTGGTGTTCTTTATTGAGAGAAAAAGTTATTGAAGAGTTAAAAAATATTGATTCAAAAGATGAGTTTAAATTTTTGTGGGTAACTGATTTTCCTCTTTTTGAAGTGAATGAAGAAGGGGTTATAGTTCCCGCACATCATCCTTTTACCATGCCGAAGGATGAAAACTGGAAATTTGAGCCTTTAAAGGCAAAATCAAGGGCTTATGATCTTGTTTTGAATGGTTATGAGATTGGTTCAGGAAGTATAAGGATAAGTGAACCAGAGTTGCAAAGAGAAATTTTTAGATTTCTTGGGTATAGTGAGGAGGAGATAGAGGAAAGATTTGGGTTTCTTTTAAAGGCTTTATCTTATGGAGCACCTCCCCATGGTGGTATAGCACTTGGTTTTGATAGAATAATAATGATTTTAGGAAAGGAAAAGAGTATAAGGGATGTTATAGCTTTTCCAAAGACAGCACAGGGTATAGGTCTTCTGGAGGGTTGTCCATCATCTGTTTATAAAGAGCAGCTTGATGAACTTGGTATTGAAATAAAGGAGGTAAAAAACAAATGA
- the pyrR gene encoding bifunctional pyr operon transcriptional regulator/uracil phosphoribosyltransferase PyrR, with the protein MTEKKLVDSNEFSRIIERLCSEILERHSEGDIDIVGIQTRGVYIAKRIKVLLEERLNKEINMGTVDITFYRDDLMKLYEQPEVKETNIPFSVEDRKIILVDDVIFTGRTIRCAIDVLLDYGRPKKIELLVMVDRGHRELPIHPDYVGRKIPTSRDEIVDVRVKEVDGEDSIILRKKS; encoded by the coding sequence ATGACAGAAAAAAAACTTGTTGATTCTAATGAATTTTCAAGGATAATTGAGAGGTTATGTTCTGAAATTCTTGAGAGGCATTCTGAGGGTGATATTGATATTGTTGGTATACAAACAAGAGGGGTTTATATTGCAAAAAGGATTAAAGTTTTGCTTGAAGAAAGGTTGAATAAGGAAATAAATATGGGGACAGTGGATATAACATTTTACAGGGATGATTTAATGAAGTTATATGAGCAGCCGGAGGTTAAGGAGACAAACATTCCGTTTTCTGTTGAGGACAGGAAAATTATACTTGTAGATGATGTTATATTTACAGGAAGAACAATAAGGTGTGCAATAGATGTTTTACTTGATTATGGAAGACCGAAAAAGATAGAGCTTTTAGTGATGGTGGATAGAGGTCATAGGGAGCTTCCAATTCATCCTGATTATGTTGGGAGGAAAATACCAACTTCAAGGGATGAGATAGTGGATGTAAGGGTTAAAGAGGTTGACGGTGAGGATTCAATTATTTTGAGAAAGAAATCTTAA
- a CDS encoding prepilin-type N-terminal cleavage/methylation domain-containing protein yields MKKGFTLVELLIVVVIIGILSSIGIVNYIRLVNNAREASLKNNMHILHTVVEIFSVTSLGQYPGGIDTKVKDVNPSLVSHPDGEKSIADGRRKPPFSQNALLLPHESFRNPFFPYENAVENLFSGPPPVPPIGCVYYTGFKEDGNIATEGEAASKYVITAYGLKGPLDLTLP; encoded by the coding sequence ATGAAAAAGGGATTTACCCTTGTTGAGCTTTTAATTGTAGTTGTTATAATTGGAATACTTTCAAGTATAGGAATAGTAAATTATATAAGACTTGTTAATAACGCAAGGGAAGCCTCTTTAAAAAATAATATGCATATACTTCATACTGTTGTTGAAATTTTTTCTGTTACATCTCTTGGTCAATATCCAGGTGGTATTGATACAAAGGTTAAGGATGTTAATCCTTCTTTAGTAAGTCATCCAGATGGAGAAAAATCAATTGCTGATGGTAGAAGAAAGCCGCCTTTTTCTCAAAATGCTCTTCTTCTCCCCCATGAGAGTTTTAGAAATCCTTTTTTTCCCTATGAAAATGCAGTAGAAAATCTTTTTTCAGGTCCGCCTCCTGTTCCACCAATAGGGTGTGTTTATTATACAGGATTTAAGGAAGATGGAAATATTGCAACTGAAGGAGAAGCTGCTTCTAAATATGTGATAACCGCCTATGGATTAAAAGGTCCCCTTGATTTAACTCTTCCTTAA
- a CDS encoding ABC transporter ATP-binding protein — protein sequence MNIVEVKNLTKYFITGFKKRKVLNSISFNIEKGEIVGFLGPNGAGKTTTIKILTGLLKYNEGEVKIFDLKPGDKNVRKKIGFLPEQPYFYDHLSGYEFLELIGELYGINKKVLKEKINELLEIVGLKGDGHKRIRTYSRGMLQRIGIASSLIRDPEFLILDEPLTGLDPIGRKEIKELIYEQKTKGKTIFFSSHILSDAEEICDRVILIFSGEIIKEGPLSEILRERVKSYEIVLKNVNEENLKGKNFEKKGDEIVLKLLDENIEKVLRELFEKEKNLKIIRITPELYTLEEWFVEMVKGK from the coding sequence ATGAATATTGTTGAGGTAAAAAATTTAACAAAATATTTCATAACCGGGTTTAAAAAAAGAAAAGTTTTGAATTCTATATCCTTTAATATAGAAAAAGGGGAAATTGTTGGTTTTTTAGGACCAAATGGTGCTGGTAAAACAACTACAATAAAAATTTTAACAGGACTTTTGAAATATAATGAAGGGGAAGTAAAAATTTTTGATTTAAAACCAGGGGACAAAAATGTTAGGAAAAAAATAGGTTTTTTGCCAGAACAGCCTTATTTTTATGACCATCTTTCAGGTTATGAATTTCTTGAATTAATTGGTGAGCTTTACGGAATTAATAAGAAAGTATTAAAAGAAAAAATAAATGAACTCCTTGAAATAGTTGGTTTAAAAGGAGATGGACATAAAAGGATAAGGACTTATTCAAGGGGAATGCTTCAGAGAATAGGAATAGCAAGCAGTCTTATAAGAGACCCTGAATTTTTAATTCTTGATGAGCCTTTAACAGGGCTTGACCCGATTGGTAGAAAAGAAATAAAAGAACTGATTTATGAGCAAAAAACAAAAGGTAAAACTATATTTTTTTCCTCCCATATTCTTTCAGATGCTGAGGAAATATGTGACAGGGTAATTTTAATTTTCAGTGGTGAAATAATAAAAGAGGGTCCTTTAAGTGAAATATTAAGGGAGAGAGTAAAAAGTTATGAGATAGTTTTAAAAAATGTTAATGAAGAGAATTTAAAGGGCAAAAATTTTGAAAAAAAGGGTGATGAAATTGTTTTGAAACTTCTGGATGAGAATATAGAAAAAGTTTTAAGAGAACTTTTTGAGAAGGAAAAAAATTTAAAAATTATAAGAATTACTCCTGAACTATATACCCTTGAAGAGTGGTTTGTTGAAATGGTGAAAGGGAAATGA